The following DNA comes from Legionella sp. PATHC032.
CAGAAAATGTCAAACATTAATGGATGTTGGTCTGTCTTATATAAAGCTTGGACAAAGTGCAACTACTCTCTCTGGAGGGGAGGCGCAAAGAATCAAATTGGCCAGAGAATTGTCAAAAAGGGATACCGGAAATACGCTGTATATTCTTGATGAACCCACAACGGGGTTACATTTTCATGACACGAAACAGTTATTAACGGTGTTGACTCGCTTGCGTGAGCAGGGAAATACCATTGTCATTATTGAACATAATTTGGATGTGATAAAAACGGCGGATTGGATCATTGATCTTGGTCCTGAAGGAGGCAGTAAAGGGGGAAATATTATTGCAACAGGAACACCCGAAATGGTTGCTGAAAACCCTCACTCTTTTACAGGCCAGTTTTTAAAACAAATGTTCTCTAAATCAAATTAGTTTCTAAAAGTCAAATAATTCATTAATTCTCAAATTGTCTTTATATTTGATGTTCTATTCAGGTTGTTTTTCAGGCAACCTGAATCTCTTTTTGCAACAAAAAAACACTGTATTCAGTTGTTTCTTTTTTCTTATCTTAACTGTTATTTTTTGAAATTTCGGGCTATAAATTAGGGAAGGGATCTTTCATAGGATAAGAAGATGAAAACATTTTTAATCGCAATTTTAATTATTATTGCGCTGGCATTCATTTGGGCAATTAGCATATATAATACTCTAATTGGTTTGATAGAGGCAATTAATAACAATAAAAAACAAATTGATATTCAATTGGACAGGCGATTTAAAGTTTTTGAATCACTGATCGAAGCAGTTAAAAAATACATGGATTATGAAAAAACCACCCTCAAGGATGTTGTTGCATTACGTAATCAGGCACAGGCCGCTAAAGAAGCAGGAGATGAGCAAGGAAGAATTGCTGCAGAAAATGGAATTTCAAAAATTGCATCCAATTTGAATTTAGTTTTTGAACAGTATCCAGATCTGAAAGCAAGCCAAAATGTTATGCAATTACAAGAGGAAATTGTTAATACAGAAAACAAGCTGGCTTATGCGAAACAAGCTTATAACGATGGAATAGAACGTTATAACGCAAAGAAAAAATCATTTTTTGAATCCATGGTTGTGGCAATGTTTTCTTCTGCTTTGGATAAAGAATTTATCTATTGGGGGCTTCCAGAAGAACAAATTCAGGCAAAAGAAAGTTACACTGTCAAACTTTGAGCTATATACCATGGGGATCGCAGATTATCATGCCACAGCAGGAGATTGGCGTGCACAATTGAGGCGAAATGAGAAAAAAACCCGAAGTGTGATTGCGGTCTTTTTTTTAGTTTATATTTTTGTGGGATTGATAGTCGATGCTTTTGTTTTACAAGGCATGTATCCTCATGCCTCTTTGGAAAATATTGTCTATGCCTTAATCACTTTTAAAGTGGTGCCTATTGCTACCTTGTTAATGATTGCATTTGCAGGTATTTCTTTGCTAATAACATATGCTCTTTATGACCGCATTATGTTATTGGGAACAGAATACTATGAAATAACACCAGAAACAGCTCGTACCTTGCAAGAAAAACAATTATACAATGTTGTTGAAGAGATGAAAGTAGCATCAGGCTTGCAATATATGCCCAAAGTTTACATTATCGAAGCCAATTACATGAATGCTTTTGCCAGCGGTTATAGTGAGAAATCAGCGATGGTTGCGATTACTCGTGGCTTGATGGAAAAGCTGGATAGGGCTGAAATGCAGGCTGTAATGGCTCATGAGTTAAGTCATATCAGACA
Coding sequences within:
- a CDS encoding LemA family protein, coding for MKTFLIAILIIIALAFIWAISIYNTLIGLIEAINNNKKQIDIQLDRRFKVFESLIEAVKKYMDYEKTTLKDVVALRNQAQAAKEAGDEQGRIAAENGISKIASNLNLVFEQYPDLKASQNVMQLQEEIVNTENKLAYAKQAYNDGIERYNAKKKSFFESMVVAMFSSALDKEFIYWGLPEEQIQAKESYTVKL
- the htpX gene encoding zinc metalloprotease HtpX, which gives rise to MGIADYHATAGDWRAQLRRNEKKTRSVIAVFFLVYIFVGLIVDAFVLQGMYPHASLENIVYALITFKVVPIATLLMIAFAGISLLITYALYDRIMLLGTEYYEITPETARTLQEKQLYNVVEEMKVASGLQYMPKVYIIEANYMNAFASGYSEKSAMVAITRGLMEKLDRAEMQAVMAHELSHIRHHDIKLTLMVAVLSNILLIVIDILFYSVIYKRDRRGDNRLLMVIIILRYVLPIITVLLALFLSRTREYMADAGCVELMRDNEPMARALLKINQDHVENAEQYAKAYGDTPHEQVRQASYLFDPSHIDPVKSLNNAFSTHPSIEQRLEALGFKRK